One window from the genome of Solea solea chromosome 2, fSolSol10.1, whole genome shotgun sequence encodes:
- the LOC131455225 gene encoding bromodomain adjacent to zinc finger domain protein 2B-like isoform X3, whose translation MKTPLFDDKVQSTGVTELGIVSYNMESGERLSSPSSAPSSLHMASSSAGSSPAPPQMPSAKCSPAFSLAGSSPLSAENFPSELLRCTKSQGPLRQMSGDGSLKRPAKSNSFPLVSRPASRLYTSSEFGGLGSLGLSAFAAHPQFGTFPVSCSPTPDWWWPSEAHLRGAAAFLPPLLGLHPAFASTIKSQDPAHSQPRTSVSVDMNGTVNGRRGPPPTGKSTMNSSSIPAKRNKEKTQANCCQKSIQDPGHQKTALQTKEKNPSKRPLETSSMSGSQSGSLSESSSDVEESSSDADDMEEEDNDDEEEDDQSNDSEDSDSTTEGCLKRKAKWLTQSTSDSKKKRLCIADENPTQDSHCDGAALTPLHRLQSSHPDDQPLSASPFLQSCRAAEEENQQHISVIQAIGTATSNSPFALSLRDVSPLASSSPPNPKSFSNSPRHLPLTASPKHFSQVSSPKHSSVSSSPQPLALYSPMKPLSPKSSPSPKFLPLSSTPKPPARSASQNPAHTQSSLVLSSNHTWPVDSLKESSGSLSDKNSFHFNSFKLRQAGHSKDSLKQVFSLQHPSQSCETNLFLGHHANGETHPEVQDAPLALITKPRIQSCTFNTKPLLAATSPSYRMPINLSTTTKEPSGSTASLPKSTSSSRSAHGSRKTKTPTSLSSGKTVSKTHSCSPVDLDKGSESDIHSSKDSESDSLDDFDEDEDDIEEEDSGTSLSESESNMDSDSDSSEDDIKEHGEMEAGSDVERFPLKVAKAPLSAHKSSSPLSASSSPLNLQVVKPASSPCGLLTPTGMTRLGALSNLSALSTSFKLAALPGPGKRRTVPDESVLRLPLEFGWRRETRIRTVAGRLQGEVAYFAPCGKKMRQYPDVMKYLLRNGIIEISRDNFSFSTKVKVGEFYGAREGAEGLQWVLLAEEEITPTIIAMDGRRSRRLKSDHQPTADGTGSQQLKSHPLIIAENNFQDAKLLRKLEAQEIARQAAHIKLRRKLEKQAMVQAAKEARKRQAILAAEERRKKREQIKILKQQEKIKRIQQIRMEKELRAQQILEAKRRKKEEAANARILEAEKRNKEREMQRLQAVILKHQELERLRLDMERERRRQHMMLMKAVETRKKAEEKERLKKEKDDERRLNKERKLELKRLEVEKAKELKKPNEDMCLADLKLLPELSRVPGLVLPGNTFSDCLMVLQFLHSFGKVLGLETNLYNLKLNDLQEGLLNIRGGLGKVQDLLVSVLSVAVCDPGIPAGHKNKTCLGELLSNVKINRGNVSEILRIYVEAHCEQTELAALAASLRTKAFQAHTPCQKVSMLVFLVNELCCSKAVISEIDKNIDHMSNLRKDKWVVDGELRKLRSIHTKKTGKRHSNVGGEDNLTFVIPNAKNKCKQKEGDSEEEEDEDDDTEDQGDDEDEEEEDSGGKKGKKAEICEEEDDSVHSDIDELEKQIEKTYKQQSHIRQQLFKSSYSLRSMIIGQDRYKRSYWLLPQCGIFVEGMESSEGCEVLEMEKERQETVQVIRVKEEQLEETTMPAVSSLALSAGGDTAAVKSQQDKDSHNLFLQNPGSLSKLSKLLEVAKLAQDSNVNSDNSQNCHSVKIPTTAFYPSIPSSQTGISHSPLPGNAHQRLGDKMDTVTSPLCAPQLQSSPWITCSPQPVLQHDQDSFLQLSKIVMDKSSQWFTLLPRSPCDDCSVTSGSSPTASSSSPQTTSTKSPSSLSPNPPATASHNTAAQINNRHSPVLQQEKSGSDQSRLTLSDVSSATMSPSLPFSGTSLPPVLDQASQHAESNGNGVNNNTVNKSETLSDKCPSASSPAVDVAKTQDYPRPQPIPEEMLRGWWRVSDTQELHSLVKALHSRGIREKVLQKQIQKHMEYVIQLCASSKVIDVSELEKLQGCEEMVESWNVEEQAMDVDICLLQQVEDLERRVVSAGLQVKGWTHPERHSDREDLVYHEHTLVSSPAPDSKGWKETNPEKHPDAVVRQPDNPLDIAVMRLAELEKNIEQSDEKKADPGMRLWHEALSQVRSSAQLSLCIQQLQKSIAWERSIMKVHCHHCQKGDNEELLLLCDGCDKGCHTYCHKPKISKVPDGDWFCPTCVSKESGQSPQITKKRNPTASGAKKGSEIKQNGKSSVVGELVKEEASSSSSSSMSKKGTRELKKRNSEDNPSSSSQANNDSVAPCAKKAKTAVDDATGLAKCSELLAELEAHQDAWPFLTPVNHKAVPGYKKVIKRPMDFSTIREKLQNNQYSSLDPFIVDMNLVFDNCEKFNEDDSEIGQAGHSMRRFFDKRWTELLM comes from the exons ATATGGAGTCTGGAGAGCGACTGTCCTCCCCATCTTCGGCCCCGTCCTCCCTTCACATGGCTTCGTCTTCGGCCGGCTCCTCCCCTGCGCCGCCACAGATGCCCTCCGCCAAATGCAGCCCAGCCTTTAGCCTTGCAGGCAGCTCCCCTCTCAGCGCCGAAAACTTCCCATCAGAGCTACTTAGATGCACAAAAAGTCAAG GCCCTTTGCGACAGATGAGCGGGGATGGGAGTTTAAAAAGACCCGCCAAGTCGAACAGTTTTCCCTTAGTCAGCCGTCCAGCTTCTCGGCTCTACACATCAAGTGAGTTCGGAGGTCTTGGTAGTCTTGGTTTGTCTGCATTTGCTGCTCATCCCCAGTTTGGTACATTTCCAG TGTCTTGCTCCCCCACTCCAGACTGGTGGTGGCCATCTGAAGCACAtctcagaggagcagcagccttcctccctcctcttctggGTCTGCATCCTGCATTTGCATCAACCATCAAAAGTCAAGATCCTGCTCATTCACAGCCCCGTACCTCAG TCTCTGTAGACATGAATGGAACAGTGAATGGCAGGAGGGGTCCCCCCCCTACTGGGAAGTCTACTATGAACAGCAGTTCAATTCCAGCAAAGCGAAACAAGGAGAAAACTCAAGCCAACTGTTGTCAAAAGAGCATTCAGGACCCAGGCCACCAGAAGACTGCTctgcaaacaaaagaaaag aaTCCCAGCAAAAGACCACTAGAGACCTCAAGCATGAGCGGCAGCCAGTCAGGATCCTTGTCGGAGAGCTCAAGTGATGTCGAGGAGAGCAGCAGTGATGCTGATGATATGGAGGAAgaggataatgatgatgaagaagaggacgaTCAGAGCAATGACAGTGAGGACTCTGATTCCACAACAGAGGGTTGCCTTAAACGGAAAGCCAAG TGGCTGACACAGAGCACGTCTGATAGTAAAAAGAAGAGACTTTGCATTGCTGATGAAAATCCGACTCAAGACAGTCATTGTGATGGAGCTGCTTTGACTCCCTTGCACCGCCTCCAGTCATCTCATCCAGATGATCAGCCTCTGTCTGCATCACCATTTCTCCAAAGCTGTAGGGCTGCAGAAGAGGAGAACCAGCAACACATCAGTGTCATCCAGGCCATAGGGACGGCCACCAGCAACAGTCCCTTTGCACTGTCCCTGAGGGATGTCTCTCCTCTGGCCTCCAGCTCTCCACCCAACCCCAAGTCTTTCTCCAACTCACCCAGACACTTACCTCTAACTGCTTCACCAAAGCACTTCTCTCAAGTATCCTCTCCAAAGCATAgctctgtctcttcttctcCCCAACCCCTTGCTCTGTATTCCCCTATGAAACCCCTATCTCCCAAATCCTCGCCATCACCCAAATTCCTTCCCCTCTCTTCTACTCCCAAACCACCAGCACGGTCAGCCTCACAAAATCCTGCACATACACAGAGCTCGCTGGTGTTGTCTTCTAATCACACATGGCCTGTCGATAGCCTGAAAGAAAGCAGTGGAAGCCTTTCAGATAAAAACTCATTTCACTTCAACAGTTTTAAATTAAGACAG gCCGGCCATTCCAAGGACTCTTTAAAGCAGGTTTTCTCTCTGCAACATCCAAGCCAGAGCTG TGAGACCAATCTGTTCCTGGGCCATCACGCTAATGGAGAGACCCATCCTGAAGTACAGGATGCTCCTTTGGCTCTCATCACTAAGCCCCGCATCCAGAGCTGCACCTTTAACACTAAGCCGCTGCTGGCAGCTACCAGCCCCTCCTACCGGATGCCCATCAACCTGAGCACTACCACCAAGGAACCATCCGGCAGCACTGCTTCCCTGCCTAAATCTACTTCCTCATCACGATCTGCTCATGGATCAAGGAAGACCAAGACCCCCACCTCCCTGAGTTCTGGAAAGACTGTCTCGAAAACCCACTCCTGTTCACCTGTAGACCTGGACAAAGGGAGTGAGTCTGATATCCACAGCAGCAAGGACTCCGAGTCGGACTCTTTAGATGATTtcgatgaagatgaagatgacatTGAGGAGGAAGATTCTGGCACCAGTCTATCAG AGTCAGAAAGCAATATGGATAGTGACTCTGATAGCTCCGAGGATGACATAAAAGAGCACGGTGAGATGGAAGCTGGGAGCGACGTAGAGAGGTTTCCTCTGAAAGTAGCTAAAGCACCTTTGTCTGCTCACAAGTCGTCCTCACCCCTCTCAGCAAGCAGCTCCCCACTCAACTTGCAGGTTGTCAAACCTGCAAGTTCGCCTTGTGGTCTTCTCACTCCCACTGGGATGACCCGCTTAGGAGCTTTGAGTAACCTCAGCGCCCTGTCCACATCCTTCAAACTTGCTGCACTGCCAG GACCAGGAAAGAGGAGGACAGTGCCAGATGAGAGCGTCCTACGACTGCCTCTTGAGTTTGG CTGGAGGAGGGAGACCCGGATCAGGACCGTGGCAGGTCGGCTACAAGGGGAGGTTGCTTATTTTGCACCCTGTGGAAAGAAGATGCGACAGTATCCTGATGTAATGAAG TACTTGCTCCGAAATGGAATAATTGAAATCTCCCGGGACAACTTCAGCTTCAGTACCAAAGTTAAAGTTGGGGAATTCTATGGAGCCAGAGAGGGAGCAGAG GGTTTACAGTGGGTTTTGCTGGCTGAGGAGGAGATTACTCCCACTATCATAGCAATGGATGGCAGACGCAGCCGCCGCTTAAAGTCTGACCACCAGCCAACAGCTGATGGCACTGGGAGTCAACAACTAAAGTCTCATCCTCTAATTATCGCTGAAAATAACTTCCAAGATGCCAAGCTGCTGCGTAAACTGGAAGCACAAG AAATAGCTCGACAGGCAGCTCACATCAAACTGAGGAGAAAATTAGAGAAGCAGGCCATGGTACAAGCAGCCAAAGAGGCAAGGAAGCGGCAAG caATATTGGCTGCCGAAGAAAGGCggaaaaagagagagcaaataaaGATTCTTAAGCAGCAA GAGAAGATCAAGCGCATTCAGCAAATTCGGATGGAGAAAGAACTCCGTGCACAGCAAATTCTCGAG gctaaaagaaggaaaaaagaagaagcagccaATGCGAGAATATTGGAGGCTGAGAAACGAAATAAG GAAAGGGAGATGCAAAGACTACAAGCTGTCATACTGAAGCACCAG GAGTTGGAGAGGCTTAGACTAGATATG GAGAGGGAAAGACGCCGGCAGCACATGATGCTCATGAAGGCTGTGGAGaccagaaagaaggcagag GAGAAGGAGCGtctgaagaaagagaaagacgaCGAGAGACGGTTAAACAAAGAGAGGAAACTAGAGCTCAAACGGCTGGAAGTGGAAAAAGCAAAGGAGCTTAAGAAGCCAAATGAAGACATGTGTTTAGCCGATCTTAAG CTACTTCCAGAACTGTCACGTGTTCCTGGTCTGGTCCTGCCAGGGAACACCTTCTCTGACTGCCTGATGGTGCTGCAGTTTCTGCACAGCTTTGGGAAGGTCCTGGGATTAGAAACCAATTTATACAACCTCAAATTAAATGACCTCCAGGAAGGGTTGCTCAACATCAGAGGGGGTTTGGGCAAGGTGCAGGACCTGCTTGTGAGCGTGCtctctgtggctgtgtgtgacCCTGGTATACCTGCAGGTCATAAG AACAAAACCTGCTTGGGGGAACTCTTGAGTAATGTGAAAATCAACCGAGGCAACGTGTCTGAGATCCTGCGAATCTACGTGGAAGCTCATTGTGAGCAGACAGAACTAGCTGCTCTGGCTGCCAGCCTCAGAACGAAGGCTTTTCAGGCCCACACTCCGTGTCAGAAGGTGTCCATGCTAGTATTCCTGGTTAATGAGCTCTGCTGTAGTAAAGCTGTGATCAG TGAGATTGACAAAAACATAGATCACATGTCCAACCTGAGGAAGGATAAATGGGTCGTTGATGGAGAGCTGCGCAA ACTGAGGAGCATCCACACCAAGAAGACGGGGAAGAGACACAGCAATGTGGGAGGAGAGGACAACCTCACCTTTGTCATCCCCAAtgccaaaaacaaatgcaagcaGAAAGAAGGGGAtagtgaggaagaagaggacgaGGATGATGACACCGAGGATCAAGGAGATgacgaggatgaggaggaagaagattcaggaggaaagaaagggaagaaaGCAGAGATTTGTGAAGAGGAG GATGACAGTGTTCACTCAGACATAGACGAGCTGGAGAAACAGATTGAGAAAACCTATAAG CAACAAAGTCACATCAGGCAGCAGCTGTTTAAGTCGTCCTACTCGCTGCGCTCCATGATAATTGGACAGGACCGCTACAAGAGGAGTTACTGGCTCCTCCCACAGTGTGGCATCTTTGTTGAAGGCATGGAGAGTAGCGAAG GTTGTGAAGTGTTGGAGATGGAGAAGGAAAGACAGGAGACTGTTCAGGTGATCAGAGTAAAGGAGGAGCAGCTGGAAGAGACAACCATGCCAGCAGTGTCCAGCCTGGCACTGAGCGCAGGCGGAGACACAGCCGCTGTGAAGAGCCAACAGGACAAAGACAGTCACAATCTCTTCCTCCAGAACCCTGGCTCTCTATCTAAGCTCAGCAAACTCCTTGAAGTAGCCAAACTGGCTCAAGATTCAAACGTCAACTCTGATAACAGTCAGAACTGTCACTCTGTTAAAATCCCCACCACTGCATTTTATCCCTCAATTCCCAGCTCTCAGACAGGAATATCCCACAGCCCCCTGCCTGGAAACGCTCATCAGAGACTTGGAGATAAGATGGATACCGTGACATCGCCGCTTTGTGCCCCCCAGCTCCAAAGCAGTCCGTGGATAACCTGTAGTCCTCAGCCTGTCCTTCAGCACGATCAAGATAGCTTCCTCCAGCTTTCCAAGATAGTGATGGATAAAAGCAGCCAGTGGTTTACACTCTTGCCTCGCTCTCCCTGTGACGACTGCTCAGTCACTTCAGGCTCCAGCCCTACAGcgtcctcctcttctccacAGACCACGAGCACCAaatccccctcctccctctcccctaATCCCCCTGCTACAGCCAGCCACAACACTGCTGCTCAAATCAATAACAGACATTCGCCCGTCCTTCAG CAAGAAAAATCTGGCAGTGATCAAAGCAGACTGACACTGAGTGACGTGTCCAGTGCTACAATGAGTCCCAGCCTGCCCTTCTCTGGCACTTCTCTACCCCCCGTGCTGGATCAGGCCTCCCAGCATGCAGAGAGTAATGGGAATGGGGTAAATAACAACACTGTCAACAAGAGTGAGACCCTTAGTGACAAGTGTCCCTCTGCCTCATCTCCTGCTGTGGACGTGGCCAAGACCCAGGACTACCCTCGACCTCAGCCTATTCCCGAGG AGATGCTGCGTGGTTGGTGGCGAGTGTCCGACACGCAGGAACTGCACAGTCTGGTTAAGGCACTCCACAGCCGAGGCATCAGAGAGAAAGTCCTGCAGaaacaaatccaaaaacacATGGAGTATGTGATCCAGCTCTGTGCCAGCAGCAAAG TGATTGATGTGTCAGAGCTGGAGAAGCTGCAGGGGTGTGAGGAGATGGTGGAGAGTTGGAACGTCGAGGAACAGGCCATGGACGTGGACATCTGCCTTCTGCAGCAGGTCGAGGATCTGGAGAGACGAGTCGTCTCGGCCGGCCTGCAGGTCAAG GGATGGACACACCCTGAGCGACACTCGGACAGAGAGGATCTTGTCTATCATGAGCACACACTGGTCTCTTCCCCGGCTCCTGACAGCAAAGGTTGGAAAGAAACCAACCCGGAGAAACATCCCGACGCCGTGGTGCGTCAGCCGGATAATCCACTTGATATCGCTGTCATGAGGCTGGCAGAGTTGGAGAAGAATATTGAACAAAG TGACGAGAAGAAGGCGGATCCTGGGATGAGGCTGTGGCATGAAGCCCTCAGTCAAGTTCGCAGCTCGGCTCAGCTGTCACTCTGTattcagcagctgcagaaatcCATTGCCTGGGAGCGCTCCATCATGAAAGTG CACTGCCATCACTGTCAAAAGGGAGATAACGAAGAGCTGCTTCTACTTTGTGACGGCTGTGACAAAGGCTGCCACACATACTGCCATAAACCCAAGATCAGCAAAGTACCCGATGGAGACTGGTTTTGTCCCACTTGTGTTTCAAAG GAAAGTGGTCAATCCCCCCAGATTACGAAGAAACGGAACCCCACAGCTTCAGGAGCGAAGAAAGGCAGTGAGATAAAACAAAATGGTAAATCATCTGTGGTTGGAGAACTCGTCAAAGAGGAGGCttctagcagcagcagcagcagcatgtcaaAAAAGGGTACCAGGGAGTTAAAGAAGAGAAATTCAGAAGACAATCCGTCCAGCAGCTCCCAGGCCAATAATGACAGCGTCGCTCCCTGCGCCAAAAAAGCCAAAACAGCCGTAGATGACGCGACTGGATTGGCAAAATGCAG TGAGCTGCTGGCTGAGCTGGAGGCCCATCAGGACGCGTGGCCCTTTCTCACTCCGGTCAACCACAAGGCCGTACCTGGATACAAGAAGGTCATCAAGAGGCCCATGGACTTCTCCACCATCAGAGAGAAACTCCAAAACAACCA GTACTCCAGTCTGGACCCGTTCATCGTTGACATGAACCTGGTTTTTGACAACTGTGAAAAATTCAACGAAGACGATTCAGAAATTGGACAAGCCGGACACAGCATGAGAAGATTCTTTGACAAACGATGGACTGAACTGCTGATgtag